A segment of the bacterium genome:
ACACAACCCGGACGATTGGCAACCGCGCTCTGACCGCCGCTGTTCAGTCGGCATCGCGCGGACCGTAGTCGGCGCCGCGCATGGGCAGGGCCGGGCCGCCGCGCACGACCTCGGCCGTGACGATGCGGCCGACGAGGCAGTCGTGGTCGCCGGTGGCGAAGCGGTCGACGATGCGGCACAGGTAGCGGGCGGCGCAGGCGTCGACCGCCGGCACCCCTCCCTCGAGGAGGGTGTGCGGCACGCCGTCCCACTTGGCCAGGTCGCGCCCCGAATGCAGGCCGAAGCGGCGCGCCACGTCGACCTGGTCCTCGTGGAGCACCGAGACGGTGAAGGCCGCGGCGTCGGCGAGCAGGGCGTGGGTGTGGCGCTCGCGGCCGATGGCGGCGATCAGCAGGGGCGGGTCGATGGAGACGCGCGTGACCCAGGCGGCGGTCAGGCCGCCCAGTTCGTCGCCGCGCCGCGCCCCGATGATCGTCACCGGGGCGGGCAGCAGGTGCAGGGCCTGGTCGAAGGGTGTGAAGGCGGCGCTCATCGGGCGAGACTAACCCGCCAGGGAGAACTCGGCAACCACGGGGTAGTGGTCCGACGGGAGCGCGCTCTCGCGGTGCTCGAGGTCGGCATAGTCGATGCGGTCGACCGAGTGGATCTCGAGCTTCGGCCGGAAGAACACGTAGTCGATGCGGCGGGGGCCGAGCAGGCTGTTGCTGACCCGGTCGCGCAGGCCGAGACCCCGGAAGGTGCCGCCGGCGTCCTCGTCGGCGTTGGCCGCGGCCCAGGCGTCGAACAGCGGCGCGAGGTCGCCGCCGAGGTCGGCCTCCATGGCGCGGATCTCGGCGCTGCCCGAGGTGGCGTTGAAGTCGCCCGTCAGGAAGACCGGCGTCTCCTCGCCCAGCTGCTCGAGCTTCCGGGAGACGAACTGGCGCAACTGCACCGCGCTCTTCAGGCGGTGCCAGGGGTTGACGGCCTCGAGGTGGGTCGTGCCGAAGACGAACCGCCGGCCCGTGCCGATCAGCTCGAAGGTGTTCCAGCTGACCAGCCGCGGGCGCGTGCCCAGGCTGTACTGGCTGGCGGGCACGTCCGGCGTGGCCGACAGCCATTCGGTCTCGCCCTCGAGGGGGCGCACGCGGTCCTTGCGGTAGAACGTGGCGCAGTACCAGCTGCGCTCGCTGTGGGCCTGGTCGCGGCCGAGGTTCCCCTCGCCCACGAACGCATAGCCGGGCAGCAGCGCGGCCAGGTCGCGCAGCTGCTGGAAGTTCGCCTCCTGGGTGCCGACCACGTCGGGCTGCAGGTTGGCGATGATCTTGGCGATGTTGCGGCGGCGCAGGCGCCAGGGGTGGCTGCGGCGCTTCTTGGTCGACGTCAGCAGGTTGAACTGCATCACGCGGAGCGTCTGGTCCTGATTCATGCTCATGCGGGCTTTCCGTTGTCCTGCAGGGGGATGTCGTCCTGGTCGGTCGGCTCTTCCTCACCTGTCGATTCGCGATTTCGCCTTCGTACGGCGCCGGGGGCGTCCGGGTTCCGGGCAATTTGCCTTTTTCGGTCCGGATTTCCCGCGATTGCTCTTCCGGGGGCAAATTCCGTTCCGGTTTCCCGGCGCGCCTCCTAGAACAGATCGAGCTGGGGCGGGGCATCCGGCAGGCGCAGGGCCCGCAGGACGAGATCCATCCAGCCGGTGCGGGTGTCGCCGGGCAGGGCGACGACGTCCAGGGCGAACTCCGCCAGCAGGCGATCGATGAGGCCATCGATGGCGGACTGGAACTCGACCGACGTGTCCCGCGTGCCGTCGAAGGACGGCGGGGCGATCACGGGCACCTTGACCAGCACGTCGTAGGTGCCCATCCAGTGCCGGATGAACGGCTCCAGCTCGGGCCGACGTCCCGCAGCGTGGACCATGTAGGCGTAGTTGTCGACCACGGCCCGGTCGCAGACGATGACGTCGAAGTCGGCGCTCAGCTCGATCTCGCGGCTGACCTGCGTGTGCAGGATCCAGTTCTGGGCCGCGTCGGTCGTCTCGCGGTTGATCGGCAGCGGGCACGAGCGGGCGACCTCCTTGACGAGGTCGACGCTCAGGTCGAGCCGCTTGAGGGCGGCCGCGAG
Coding sequences within it:
- a CDS encoding endonuclease/exonuclease/phosphatase family protein, encoding MSMNQDQTLRVMQFNLLTSTKKRRSHPWRLRRRNIAKIIANLQPDVVGTQEANFQQLRDLAALLPGYAFVGEGNLGRDQAHSERSWYCATFYRKDRVRPLEGETEWLSATPDVPASQYSLGTRPRLVSWNTFELIGTGRRFVFGTTHLEAVNPWHRLKSAVQLRQFVSRKLEQLGEETPVFLTGDFNATSGSAEIRAMEADLGGDLAPLFDAWAAANADEDAGGTFRGLGLRDRVSNSLLGPRRIDYVFFRPKLEIHSVDRIDYADLEHRESALPSDHYPVVAEFSLAG
- a CDS encoding ATP-binding protein is translated as MKLAFIGTHGVGKTTLCYELAAALKRLDLSVDLVKEVARSCPLPINRETTDAAQNWILHTQVSREIELSADFDVIVCDRAVVDNYAYMVHAAGRRPELEPFIRHWMGTYDVLVKVPVIAPPSFDGTRDTSVEFQSAIDGLIDRLLAEFALDVVALPGDTRTGWMDLVLRALRLPDAPPQLDLF
- a CDS encoding flavin reductase produces the protein MSAAFTPFDQALHLLPAPVTIIGARRGDELGGLTAAWVTRVSIDPPLLIAAIGRERHTHALLADAAAFTVSVLHEDQVDVARRFGLHSGRDLAKWDGVPHTLLEGGVPAVDACAARYLCRIVDRFATGDHDCLVGRIVTAEVVRGGPALPMRGADYGPRDAD